Genomic segment of Drosophila ananassae strain 14024-0371.13 chromosome 2L, ASM1763931v2, whole genome shotgun sequence:
CAAATAAAGCACTATCTTCTGACTGAGATCCGTAACTCTGTAATAAATATAGTATCTTTTTCCACAAGGATTTCGGACAgcacattttaaaaaattcttttgGGGATTACGAACGTGTTGAAGAAGGGAGCCCTGCGTCCTACTGACGTAACATGACTTTTCGTATGTTGGAGAATGGAAAGTCGGATATTGCCTGCAAAATTGACACCCAGCGCGCAGCCGAACTGCACAAACGTTTCCAGGATATCACACTGCAACCCAAGCTTCAGGTTCTAATCGGAGACATCTTAATGGCAGAGCTGTCCTTTTTCGATGTGTGCATTGCCGTGGCCCTACCAGATCAGGTGCGTCTGCATGGGGCAttataaaaacattttcacCGAGTGGGGACGATCTGACTAGAATAGCCTTCATCCGAAAAAACAAGACCCTAGCGCATGTGGCGCATAACTTCTGATAAAAATCTCGGTGCTTGTTGCATTTTAATCATGAGATCTAATACatactaaaaataattaaaagattCTAAAAAATCTGTATAAAAGATCTGACGTGGTGGCATGAACCAAATTCATTCCGAAACTCCTCTAACATGGCTCGGCCAATTATTATTCTGTGGAAACTAGTTATATTACTGAATTTGGTGAACCTTTCATTACAAAAAGACCGCAAGGTTGTCATTGAGCATGAAAAAATGTTTTCCGACTGTGAAATCATTCCTCCAGGCTTTGTTACCGAAGATAAGTTCCTTGACAGGTCGAAGCTTACCTTTAAAAGGGGCGGTGATGGTCTGATTACCGTATCAGGAAATGCAACGTTTGTGTGGGATATTCAATCTTCTGATCGAATTGAGGTTAGTGATCAAACTTTTTGTCATAAGAACATTTTTCATATATTCGTATTTCAGTTGGACTTGTCCTTATGGAAATTTGAACGAGGCAAATGGAAACCAACGCCTTACAATTCGATTGTAAAAGATTTTTGCAAGGTCCTGCATGATAAAAACCAACCGCATTATTCCTATACAATTGCCCATGTATTGAACAAAGATTATACAAAGGATAGGTGTTTCACTCCTGGGGTAAACGAACTGAAACATACTCTTTTATGCTGCGATAATATTTATCTTTCAGACTACATATGAGTTTGAGCCCTATAAAGTGAAAATAGCCATGGGAATGGCACCAATAGCTCCTGGGCATGCTTTTATAgcattataaaatattctgCATATGACTCCAACGAAGTGAAGCGACCAAATCCGGCATGTCTAGAAATTACAGGAGACCTTTCTTAAGAGCGATCTATATgatttaagtttcaaaaagTTTATGTAGCACacatttttgttattattttctagcACATATTTGGTGAAAGGGTAACATATAAATAAACTTATTTTCTTGCTAAAATTCAAAGtcagattttattttatcGTTTTTTTAGCATACAAATTTTGACTTCAGGAAAAATCAGTTTCACACAAATAACTTACAACAACGCCGGAAAAATTACATTTGAAATATAATATATCATAcacaattaaattaaatttgtgtTTTTGCGACCCTCTTTCGTTTTTGCGaggtttttattataaatttgatACTCCAATTAGGAAAATCGTGAGaggaaaatatttatcaataataatacatatttattacatttctTTTGGCAAATTAGATGCGAAGAAAGCGTTCATATTCGGGAATTTACAAATTAGGCTAATCACTGTATTGCATGTGGGGCAGCATCAATGGTGGTGGTGCTTGTGGTGGTTGCGGATGTATCAGCTTGCCATCCGAGTAGCGCATTAATGTCATAAGCTTCAGCATACGCAGGTCCTCCTTGTCTTTGTCCTTATTATTATCCCTGTCCCTATCCTGGGGCTGTGGTTGTGGGTGGCGGTGGTGCGGGCGCGTGGGATCTGCTGACTGGTCGGGTCTTTAAAATACTCAAGTCATTAACGTTCTCTAAAAAGCTTTTGTTCGCTGACAATTGTTTCACACTCTGCACATCCTTCTTCAGCTCCTCCATGTCGCGCTTGAGTTTGGCACGTCTGTTTTGGAACCAGGTGATGACCTaggaaaattatataaaatattagttttggTTATAGGTATTTTGGCCAGGAATTCTATTTTTCCGGAGCTTATTGATTTGTCATACTCACCTGTGCATTGGACAGGCCCAAGCCACTGGCAATCTCATCTCGGTCCGCTGGCGATAGATATTTTTGGTATAGGAAGCGCTTCTCCAGCTCGAAAATCTGCTGATTGGTGAATGCGGTGCGGGACTTGCGTTTCTTCTTTGGATTTGACCGAGTGGCAAAGATGTTTAAAGTTGCAGGATCTGTAAGATTTAAATCAATATCAGTATGAGTACAATATCTTGgtattccaaataaaaaatcgAAATCAATACGAAAAGGTGTGATGGCATCGTAAATTATGGAACGATCagtcaaatttttaatatgctTCACACAGATGATCGTAAAACGGAAAGTTTATGGGGCTTTTGGCTCTTATGCAGCGGGGAATTTGACctatgttttcttttttttatttcggaAAGCATCCTCAACGCAGCCGCCTTTAATGACCGACTTTATGACCGATCTCTACGCATCATCCATTGGCACTTTCGATTCAATCAGTAAAATGTGCTCGTGgttaaaacaatttcaaaacACAATTCAATGGAATTCATAATAGACAATCGACAATAACAAATCTGTGGTCATAAAGCGGCCGGTAGGGCGTGATTTCAACCCAGCTTCTCCGTTTTATTGGCCACGCCGCTTGAATGATTCTCCCTGTGTGTGTAGCGGTTGTTTTCTTAAGCGATTCGATTGGGATTTGATTTGGATTTTGATTGCCGGTATTTGTTTTTAGCATGTTTAAAGGTAATACAGCGCCTGATTGATGTTTTTCTTCTGTTGTGGCGGAGGAAATGGCTTTCAACCCAGTTGAACCCATTGGGAGTCAGTCTAACCCCattaggaattgtttatttatcgCGGGCAATTCAATTTTCGcgcctttatttttttaatatttattttcaagcCAAAGATTCCTTTGGTGATCGCGGTGAATAAGTGCTCAGGTAAAGCATTAACGGAAATGGCTGTTGCTTCGTTTGTTTATGGGGTTGAATAAATTAAGCAATGGGGACGATATAGGGAAGGGAGGCCCCTCAGGAagtccgacgctgcaaatggCAGCTGCCCCTCTGAGGCAACATTGTTGTTGCTAAACATGTCGGACAATTAACAATTAAGACAGCCGAATTTCGCCCCTAAACTATACCAGGACAGGGTTGGTCCCTTCCCTCTTTTAATGGGCTTGCGGCCGAATCCCTGGTTCCATTATGACACTACACTGATGTGTTTATTGTGAGGTTAGATAATCTTCTGTTTTGTACACGCCCCGTGTTTTTCTTCCTAGAGGGTTGTTTTCATCCAAAGAACAACAAAATTCCATTAAAGCAAACATGAAGACTTTTTCAAAAGTttaattggaaaaaaattggCACTAAGTCAACTACAACTTCTAAAATGCAAGCTCTTAATTATATTTGTTTGAAGGTCGTACTGGAATACATATGATTTTTAATGGTTAAAGGTTAATCACAATATGATCTTATTTCTAGAATCCACCGTTATCCACACCGTTTTCGATTTGGCTTCCTGAAAGCAGATTGGCCATCTAAAGCAAACACGCCTCTAATTAAAAGACATGGCAAACCTGACCAAAAACTGGTCGAGCCTGAGCTCCGTTGGGGGGTGGGTgtgtttttggccattttccgAGCTTTATTAATTAAGGAAACTGCACTTGAAGGCTGGACCAAGTCGGAGCCTGGTTAATAGCTTAACCCACATGCAGAGCTACATGTCAGTAGCTGCACTAACAACTGCATAGCCACAGTTGAAGTGCAATCTGTGCGAcatatgtgtgtatatattGGTTGTAAGAGTTACGACCTGGACACCCACACCTCCACACCCGCGTAGTCTACAACAAACAATGTCATCAGCATAACTAATCATTGTGACAGCCGGCAGAGAGTTGAAGTTGCTGGCACCAAACCACCAGGCAACAGTCGCTAAAGGAGCAGCTCCTGGTTGCCCGGGAAAAGTAAGCATAACTTATGCCGGCCTGCTGGCCTGCCACCGTTGCTAATTGAGACACAAACAAAATGACGCATTGTCCTTGCATAAGAAGGCTGGGCAGTTACCCACACAAGGAATGCTGCACTCAACAAAATAACTTGAGGAGTTCTAATTCTATAAATGAATTCACAGAAGCACAACTTTAAGCCATGATAAACTTTCATTTTTGGCCAGTACTTCTGTCGTTTTTCCAAGTGTATTAGAAAAACACGATACGAGTATATGGCGTACCTTATCAACCGCCGATCTAAGACATTGACTTGGTGCGCATGGCTAATGGTGTGGCTGGTAATTAGGCAAATTAGCTGGACTCTGCTACTGGGAGGCACATAAATTAAcagcaa
This window contains:
- the LOC6501373 gene encoding uncharacterized protein LOC6501373, whose product is MARPIIILWKLVILLNLVNLSLQKDRKVVIEHEKMFSDCEIIPPGFVTEDKFLDRSKLTFKRGGDGLITVSGNATFVWDIQSSDRIELDLSLWKFERGKWKPTPYNSIVKDFCKVLHDKNQPHYSYTIAHVLNKDYTKDRCFTPGTTYEFEPYKVKIAMGMAPIAPGHAFIAL